The Mytilus galloprovincialis chromosome 7, xbMytGall1.hap1.1, whole genome shotgun sequence genome has a window encoding:
- the LOC143081698 gene encoding sigma intracellular receptor 2-like, which translates to MKFTSILDFIFLVYFVVHIPVAIFFDSQAIFPKRIYPGVVVDLMGWYCREFKDPMMVESPAWFKSFICCEILFQLPFFFVAVYAFSKGINRCPWIQRPMLIYAAHTATTTICITFHLFLHDFSTSKYPGPTSIDDRLKLFAIYSPFLLIPLVLLVNFAFRKFPKEKVKQR; encoded by the exons ATGAAGTTTACATCTATTTTGGACTTTATTTTCCTGGTATATTTTGTTGTACACATTCCAGTAGCAATATTTTTCGATTCACAAGCAATTTTCCCTAAAAGGATCTACCCTGGAGTA GTGGTAGACCTAATGGGTTGGTATTGCCGAGAGTTTAAAGATCCGATGATGGTAGAATCGCCAGCCTGGTTCAAGTCTTTTATTTGttgtgaaattttgtttcaaCTGCCGTTCTTTTTTGTGGCAGTATATGCATTTTCAAAAG GTATAAACAGATGTCCCTGGATACAGAGACCTATGTTGATTTATGCCGCTCACACAGCAACAACGACAATATGTATAACCTTCCATTTATTTTTACATGACTTCAGCACCTCCAAATACCCAGGACCAACGTCAATTGACGATAGGCTTAAATTGTTTGCTATATACAGTCCGTTTCTATTGATTCCTTTGGTTTTGCTTGTAAACTTTGCCTTTCGAAAATTTCCAAAAGAAAAAGTGAAACAGCGGTAA